CCGTCATCCCTCACGCGGCGTCGCTGCATCAGGCTTGCGCCCATTGTGCAATATTCCCCACTGCTGCCTCCCGTAGGAGTCTGGGCCGTGTCTCAGTCCCAGTGTGGCCGGTCGCCCTCTCAGGCCGGCTACCCGTCGTCGCCTTGGTGAGCCGTTACCTCACCAACAAGCTGATAGGCCGCGGGCTCATCCTGCACCGCCGGAGCTTTCGACCACCACAGATGCCTGTAGTGGTCAGTATCCGGTATTAGACCCCGTTTCCAGGGCTTGTCCCAGAGTGCAGGGCAGATTGCCCACGTGTTACTCACCCGTTCGCCACTAATCCCCACCGAAGTGGTTCATCGTTCGACTTGCATGTGTTAAGCACGCCGCCAGCGTTCGTCCTGAGCCAGGATCAAACTCTCCGTGAATGTGTACCGGTAATCCGGTCGACACCACGAGAGCGGAACAGTCAGGCGGAATAGGCCCGACCGTTCACAGCGTCCTCGCTGTGTTTTTTCAAAGGAACCTCGACCATCAGTGATCCGATGGACGGGGTATCAACATATCTGGCGTTGACTTTTGGCACGCTGTTGAGTTCTCAAGGAACGGTCGCTTCCTTTGTACTCACCCTCTCGGGCTTTCCTCCGGGCGCTTCCCTTCGGTCTTGCGTTTCCGACTCTATCAGATCTTTTCTCGATCCGATTTCCTCGGCGCTTTCCAGGTTCCCGCTTCCGCGTTTCCCTTTCCGGCGGTTCCGACTTTATCAGAGGTTTCGGGCCGGGCTGACCGGCCACTCATTTCCGATTCATCGGGAGGGGCTTCATTGAATTCAGTGATTCAAGAAGCAGACAGATGCTCACCGTCGCCGGTCCGGGGCTAGAGCCCCTCTCCAGGCAACTGTTCGAATCTACCTCCCCGCACTTGCCGTGTCAACGGCTCCTGTGGGGCGAAGAGGAGACTAGCAGTTGAACGGACGTAGTCGCACATCCGGTGGTCGTGGGGACGATCACGCAGCCGTGGGGACCGTCGCGCTGCGTTCCGCCGCCTCGATGTCACCGGTGCCTCCCGCACGCGCCGCACGGCCGCCCGGTACCCAGACGTATGCGAGGAAGGCCAGTTCGGCGGCGACTCCGATGGCGATGCGGCCCCAGGTGGGAAGGCCGGACGGGGTCACGAAGCCCTCGATGGCTCCGGAGACGAAGAGGACCAGGGCCAGACCGATGGCCATGCCGATGGCGGCTCGGCCCTCCTCCGCCAGAGCCGTGCGTCGCGTGCGGGGGCCCGGGTCGATGAGGGTCCAGCCGAGACGCAGACCGGTGCCGGCGGCCACGAAGACAGCGGTCAGTTCGAGGAGGCCGTGTGGGAGGACCAGGCCCAGGAATGTGTCGAGGCGGCCGGCCGAGGACATCAGGCCGAAGCCGATGCCGAGGTTGAGCATGTTCTGGAAGAGGATCCAGATCACCGGCAGTCCCAGGAAGACCCCCAGGATCAGGCAGAGGGCGGCTGCCCAGGCGTTGTTCGTCCAGACCTGGGCGGCGAAGCTCGCGGCCGGGTGGCTGGAGTAGTACGTCTCGTACTGGCCACCGGGGCGGGTGAGCTCGCGGAGTTCGCTGGGGGCCGCGATGGATGCCTGTACTTCGGGGTGGGTGCCGATCCACCAGCCCAGGAGAGTCGCAACCGCCGTGGAGAGGAGCGCGGTGGGGACCCACCAGTGGCGCGACCTGTAGACGGCCGCGGGGAAACCGTGGGCCAGGAAGCGCGTGACGTCGCGCCAGGAGGCGCGGCGGGTTCCGGTCACGGCACTACGCGCGCGTGCCACCAGTTGGCTGAGCCGGCCGGTCAGCTGGGGGTCGGGGGCGCTGGACTGGATCAGGGAAAGGTGCGTGGCGGCACGCTGGTAGAGGGTGACGAGTTCGTCGGCTTCGGCGCCGCTGAGGCGACGCTGGCGACGGAGCAGGGCTTCGAGGCGGTCCCACTCCGCTCGGTGGGCGGAGACGAAGACGTCGAGGTCCATCGGTGTGCCTGCTCCTCGGCTGTTCGTCGGTGGCTCGTCGTGG
This genomic stretch from Streptomyces sp. Go-475 harbors:
- a CDS encoding stage II sporulation protein M, producing the protein MDLDVFVSAHRAEWDRLEALLRRQRRLSGAEADELVTLYQRAATHLSLIQSSAPDPQLTGRLSQLVARARSAVTGTRRASWRDVTRFLAHGFPAAVYRSRHWWVPTALLSTAVATLLGWWIGTHPEVQASIAAPSELRELTRPGGQYETYYSSHPAASFAAQVWTNNAWAAALCLILGVFLGLPVIWILFQNMLNLGIGFGLMSSAGRLDTFLGLVLPHGLLELTAVFVAAGTGLRLGWTLIDPGPRTRRTALAEEGRAAIGMAIGLALVLFVSGAIEGFVTPSGLPTWGRIAIGVAAELAFLAYVWVPGGRAARAGGTGDIEAAERSATVPTAA